A window from Nitrospiraceae bacterium encodes these proteins:
- the trpB gene encoding tryptophan synthase subunit beta — protein sequence MKKGYFGKYGGRFVPETLMPALAELETAYLKSKKDKFFQEELKHLQKTYIGRPTPLYFAKRLTEYLDGAKIYLKREDLAHTGSHKINNALGQCLLAKKLGKKRVIAETGAGQHGVATATGAALTGLECEVYMGSIDAERQALNVFRMKLLGAKVTEVNIGSKTLKDAISESLRDWTTNVRTTHYVLGTVFGPHPFPSMVRDFQSVIGKETRKQILEAEGRLPDYLIACVGGGSNAMGLFHEFLDDNIEMIGVEAGGKGINSGKHAARFEGGSLGIFQGCKTYLLQNEDGNVLETHSISAGLDYAAVGPEHSFLKEITKAKYTYATDEKALAAFELLSKTDGIIPALESAHAIAEAVNLAPSLAKNKIIIVNLSGRGDKDVQQVAKMKGANL from the coding sequence ATGAAAAAAGGTTACTTCGGAAAATACGGCGGAAGATTTGTACCTGAGACATTAATGCCTGCACTTGCAGAGTTGGAAACCGCATATCTGAAATCAAAAAAAGATAAATTTTTTCAGGAAGAACTCAAACATCTTCAGAAAACTTACATCGGAAGACCAACGCCTCTTTATTTTGCAAAAAGACTTACTGAATATCTTGACGGCGCAAAAATATATCTAAAAAGAGAAGACCTTGCACACACAGGTTCTCATAAAATTAATAATGCGCTGGGGCAGTGTCTGCTTGCAAAAAAGCTTGGGAAAAAAAGAGTTATTGCCGAGACTGGAGCTGGACAGCATGGAGTAGCAACAGCAACAGGCGCTGCACTTACCGGTCTTGAATGTGAAGTATATATGGGATCTATTGATGCCGAGAGACAGGCGCTCAATGTTTTCAGGATGAAATTGCTGGGTGCAAAAGTAACAGAAGTAAATATCGGCTCTAAGACATTGAAAGACGCAATAAGCGAATCCTTGAGAGACTGGACAACAAATGTAAGGACAACTCACTATGTTCTTGGCACTGTGTTCGGGCCTCATCCTTTCCCATCGATGGTCAGAGATTTTCAGTCGGTTATCGGGAAAGAAACCAGAAAACAGATACTCGAAGCTGAAGGCAGACTGCCTGATTACCTTATAGCGTGCGTTGGAGGCGGAAGCAATGCAATGGGATTGTTCCATGAATTTCTCGATGACAATATAGAAATGATAGGGGTTGAAGCTGGAGGAAAAGGAATAAACAGTGGAAAACATGCTGCTAGATTCGAAGGAGGATCTCTTGGTATTTTTCAGGGATGCAAGACATATCTTCTCCAAAATGAGGACGGTAATGTGTTAGAAACACACTCCATATCAGCAGGACTGGATTACGCGGCAGTCGGTCCTGAACATTCATTTCTTAAGGAAATAACAAAAGCCAAATATACATACGCAACTGACGAAAAGGCGCTTGCTGCATTTGAACTCTTGTCAAAAACTGACGGCATAATCCCTGCGCTTGAATCTGCACATGCAATTGCAGAGGCTG